From a single Bacillus pseudomycoides DSM 12442 genomic region:
- a CDS encoding DUF2768 domain-containing protein gives MSEGLIKMWFSLGAMGFMFIAVAFILLSRHKIKNKILKGITALVAYTLMVVSGIVIFLVVFSGPVEQ, from the coding sequence ATGTCTGAAGGACTTATAAAAATGTGGTTTTCTTTAGGAGCAATGGGATTCATGTTTATTGCAGTAGCTTTTATTTTATTAAGTAGGCATAAAATAAAGAATAAAATTTTGAAAGGTATTACAGCGCTGGTTGCTTATACACTTATGGTTGTATCTGGGATTGTTATTTTCCTCGTTGTATTTAGTGGGCCAGTCGAACAATAA
- the spoIVA gene encoding stage IV sporulation protein A yields the protein MEKVDIFKDIAERTGGDIYLGVVGAVRTGKSTFIKKFMELVVIPNIENDSDRQRAQDELPQSAAGRTIMTTEPKFVPNQAVSIHVDDGLEVNIRLVDCVGYTVPGAKGYEDENGPRMINTPWYEEPIPFHEAAEIGTRKVIQEHSTIGVVITTDGTIGEIPRRDYIEAEERVINELKEVGKPFIMIINTVQPYHPDTEQLRQSLSEEHDIPVLAMSVESLRETDVYNVLREALFEFPVLEVNVNLPSWVMVLNEGHWLRQSYQEAVQETVKDIKRLRDVDRVVWQFSQYEFIDRASLAGIDMGQGVAEIDLYAPDELYDQILKEVVGVEIRGKDHLLKLMLDFSHAKTEYDQVSEALRMVKQTGYGVAAPALADMSLDEPEIIRHGSRFGVKLKAVAPSIHMIKVDVESTFEPIIGTEKQSEELVRYLMQDFEDDPLSIWNSDIFGRSLSSIVREGIQAKLSLMPENARYKLKETLERIINEGSGGLIAIIL from the coding sequence TTGGAAAAGGTCGATATTTTTAAAGATATTGCTGAGCGCACAGGCGGTGATATTTATTTAGGGGTTGTAGGAGCTGTTCGAACAGGGAAATCAACGTTTATTAAAAAATTTATGGAGCTTGTTGTTATTCCAAATATCGAAAATGATTCAGATCGTCAGCGAGCACAAGATGAATTACCTCAAAGTGCTGCTGGACGTACAATTATGACAACAGAACCGAAATTTGTTCCAAACCAAGCGGTTTCCATCCATGTTGATGACGGTCTTGAAGTAAATATTCGATTAGTAGATTGTGTTGGTTATACGGTTCCTGGAGCGAAAGGGTATGAAGATGAGAATGGCCCACGCATGATTAATACACCTTGGTATGAAGAACCCATCCCGTTTCATGAGGCTGCTGAAATTGGAACGCGTAAGGTGATTCAAGAACATTCTACTATTGGGGTTGTCATTACAACTGATGGAACGATTGGAGAAATTCCAAGACGAGATTATATAGAAGCAGAAGAACGTGTTATCAATGAGTTAAAAGAAGTGGGTAAACCGTTTATCATGATTATTAATACAGTACAGCCGTATCATCCAGATACAGAACAGTTACGTCAAAGTTTATCAGAGGAGCATGATATTCCTGTATTAGCAATGAGTGTGGAGAGTTTAAGAGAAACAGATGTTTACAATGTACTTCGTGAAGCTTTATTTGAATTCCCTGTTTTGGAAGTGAATGTGAATCTACCAAGCTGGGTTATGGTATTAAATGAGGGACATTGGTTACGTCAAAGTTATCAAGAAGCTGTTCAAGAGACAGTTAAAGATATAAAAAGGCTTCGTGATGTAGATCGTGTTGTTTGGCAATTTAGTCAATATGAGTTTATTGATCGAGCGAGTTTAGCTGGGATTGATATGGGGCAAGGCGTTGCAGAGATTGATTTATATGCACCAGATGAATTGTACGATCAAATATTAAAAGAAGTTGTAGGTGTAGAAATTAGAGGGAAAGATCATTTATTAAAGCTTATGCTTGATTTTTCTCATGCAAAAACGGAGTATGATCAAGTTTCAGAGGCTTTAAGAATGGTCAAACAAACAGGATATGGCGTAGCTGCGCCGGCCTTAGCTGATATGAGCCTAGATGAGCCAGAAATTATTCGTCATGGATCGCGATTCGGTGTGAAATTAAAGGCGGTTGCACCGTCTATTCATATGATTAAAGTTGATGTTGAATCTACATTTGAGCCAATTATTGGTACTGAAAAGCAAAGTGAAGAGCTTGTCCGCTACTTAATGCAAGATTTTGAGGATGATCCGCTTTCTATATGGAATTCTGATATCTTTGGACGCTCGCTTAGTTCAATTGTTCGAGAAGGAATTCAAGCAAAATTGTCTTTAATGCCTGAAAATGCTCGTTACAAATTAAAAGAAACGCTAGAAAGAATTATTAACGAAGGATCTGGCGGATTGATTGCCATTATTTTATAA
- the fni gene encoding type 2 isopentenyl-diphosphate Delta-isomerase, whose amino-acid sequence MVRAKRKLEHIEYALSTGQSRIHGFHDIAFVHQSLPNSSYESITFETEIGELSLSSPIFINAMTGGGGDHTLHINEQLAHVAKQHNLAMAVGSQMAALKDEKEASSYRIVRKVNPNGIVFANLGSEASVEQAKRAVDMIEANALQIHLNVIQELTMPEGDRDFTGVLERIEQIVTSSPVPVIVKEVGFGMSKETVQQLTNVGVTAVDVGGYGGTNFAAVENERRKRMLSYFNDWGIQTVASIIEASSTNKNLSLIASGGIQTALDVAKAIALGARATAFAGYFLRILMNDGTQKLMDEIELLHTDLQFIMTALGARTLSELQRVPLIVKGDTYHWLSQRGIDTTCYSNR is encoded by the coding sequence GTGGTAAGGGCAAAACGAAAATTAGAACATATTGAATACGCTCTTTCCACCGGACAGTCTCGTATACATGGCTTTCATGACATTGCTTTTGTCCATCAAAGCTTGCCAAATTCAAGTTATGAAAGCATTACATTTGAAACGGAAATCGGCGAACTTTCATTAAGTTCGCCGATTTTTATCAATGCGATGACTGGTGGTGGTGGAGATCACACATTACATATTAATGAACAGTTAGCACACGTGGCTAAGCAGCATAACCTTGCGATGGCTGTCGGTTCTCAAATGGCTGCGTTAAAAGATGAAAAAGAAGCATCTTCTTATCGAATTGTTCGAAAGGTAAATCCAAATGGAATCGTTTTTGCAAATTTGGGTAGTGAAGCGAGCGTTGAACAGGCAAAACGAGCGGTTGATATGATTGAAGCGAATGCTTTGCAAATTCATTTGAATGTCATTCAAGAACTAACGATGCCAGAAGGTGATCGGGATTTTACAGGCGTATTAGAGCGGATTGAACAAATTGTTACAAGTTCTCCGGTTCCAGTTATAGTAAAAGAAGTAGGTTTTGGTATGAGTAAAGAAACGGTACAGCAGCTAACTAATGTTGGTGTTACGGCTGTAGATGTTGGTGGTTATGGTGGCACAAATTTTGCTGCAGTTGAAAATGAGCGAAGGAAGCGAATGCTTTCTTATTTTAATGATTGGGGCATTCAGACGGTAGCTTCGATCATAGAAGCATCCTCTACAAATAAAAACCTCTCTCTTATTGCATCTGGCGGTATACAAACTGCGCTTGATGTAGCAAAAGCAATTGCATTAGGGGCACGGGCGACTGCTTTTGCTGGGTATTTTTTACGTATATTGATGAATGATGGTACCCAGAAATTAATGGATGAAATAGAACTTTTACATACGGATTTACAATTTATAATGACGGCTCTTGGAGCGAGAACACTCTCTGAGCTTCAGCGAGTGCCGCTTATTGTGAAGGGTGACACGTATCATTGGTTATCGCAACGTGGGATTGATACGACGTGCTATAGCAATAGGTAA
- the hepT gene encoding heptaprenyl diphosphate synthase component II, whose amino-acid sequence MKLQLMYSFLRSDIDVIEKELKKVVASEQQLIEDAALQLIEAGGKRIRPVFVLLAGKFGDYKLDAIKHVAVALELIHMASLVHDDVIDAALLRRSSATVNAKWGDRIAMYTGDYLFAKSLECITNLEVPEAHQALSYTILEVCKGEIEQIKDKYDYNQNLRTYLRRIKRKTALLIAASCQLGAIASGASRDTVNRLFWYGYFVGMSYQIIDDILDFVSTEEKLGKPAGGDLLQGNVTLPALYAMEDPKLRAKIVSVHENTTASEMKEIIHDIKTSPAIDRAFAFSERYLHKALEVIKPLPRGQAKYALQNVAKYIGKRKF is encoded by the coding sequence ATGAAGTTACAACTTATGTACTCTTTTTTACGATCGGATATTGATGTAATAGAAAAAGAATTAAAAAAGGTTGTTGCCTCAGAGCAACAACTAATAGAAGATGCGGCATTACAGCTTATCGAAGCTGGTGGTAAACGAATTCGTCCTGTATTTGTGCTACTTGCGGGGAAATTCGGAGACTACAAGTTAGATGCAATTAAACATGTTGCAGTTGCTCTAGAGCTCATCCATATGGCTTCGCTTGTTCATGATGATGTAATTGACGCAGCGCTCTTACGAAGAAGTAGTGCAACTGTAAATGCAAAATGGGGAGATCGTATTGCGATGTATACGGGAGATTATTTGTTTGCAAAGTCTCTAGAGTGCATTACGAATTTAGAAGTTCCAGAAGCTCACCAGGCATTATCGTATACAATTTTGGAAGTGTGTAAGGGTGAAATCGAACAAATTAAGGATAAGTATGATTATAATCAAAATTTAAGAACGTATTTACGACGGATTAAGAGAAAAACAGCATTGTTGATTGCGGCTAGTTGTCAGTTGGGAGCTATTGCTTCTGGGGCAAGTCGTGATACTGTAAATCGTTTGTTTTGGTATGGTTATTTTGTTGGAATGTCGTATCAAATTATTGATGATATTTTAGATTTCGTTTCAACAGAAGAAAAATTAGGAAAACCTGCTGGTGGAGATTTATTGCAAGGAAATGTCACACTTCCAGCTTTGTATGCAATGGAAGATCCAAAGCTTCGTGCAAAAATTGTATCCGTACATGAAAATACAACTGCAAGTGAGATGAAAGAAATTATTCACGATATTAAAACAAGTCCAGCAATTGATCGGGCATTTGCATTTAGTGAACGTTATTTACATAAAGCATTAGAGGTAATAAAACCTTTGCCACGTGGACAGGCAAAATATGCGTTGCAAAATGTTGCAAAGTATATTGGAAAACGAAAATTTTAA
- a CDS encoding helix-turn-helix transcriptional regulator gives MLIVLATGAINKEIGEKLFISISTVKTHIINIYTKLQVSNRVEAIKKALEHGLIT, from the coding sequence GTGTTAATTGTTCTAGCTACTGGAGCGATAAATAAAGAGATTGGTGAGAAACTCTTTATTTCAATTTCAACGGTTAAAACACACATTATTAATATATATACTAAGCTCCAAGTTTCTAATCGTGTAGAAGCAATAAAGAAAGCGTTGGAGCATGGATTAATAACATAA
- the der gene encoding ribosome biogenesis GTPase Der: protein MPKPVVAIVGRPNVGKSTIFNRIVGERVSIVEDIPGVTRDRIYSAGEWLNHEFNIIDTGGIDIGDEPFLTQIRQQAEVAIDEADVIIFMTNGRDGVTAADEEVAKILYRSKKPVVLAVNKVDNPEMRNDIYDFYALGFGEPFPISGTHGLGLGDLLDEAAKHFPKIEEEAYDDETIRFSLIGRPNVGKSSLVNALLGQERVIVSNVAGTTRDAVDTPYSKDGQDYVIIDTAGMRKKGKVYESTEKYSVLRALRAIERSDVVLVVLDGEEGIIEQDKKIAGYAHDSGRAVIIVVNKWDAVKKDEKTMKAFEENIRAHFQFLDYAPIVFLSAKTKKRTQTLLPVINEVNESHSIRVQTNVLNDVIMDAVAMNPTPTHNGQRLKIFYATQVAVKPPTFVVFVNDPELMHFSYERFLKNRLRESFGFVGTPIRIISRARD, encoded by the coding sequence ATGCCGAAACCAGTAGTGGCAATAGTAGGACGCCCGAACGTAGGGAAATCTACTATTTTCAATAGAATTGTTGGAGAGAGAGTTTCAATTGTAGAAGATATCCCAGGCGTAACGCGAGATCGTATTTATAGTGCGGGAGAATGGTTAAATCATGAATTTAACATTATTGATACAGGTGGAATTGATATTGGAGACGAGCCGTTTTTGACACAAATTCGTCAACAAGCAGAAGTTGCGATTGATGAAGCGGATGTTATCATTTTTATGACAAATGGCCGTGATGGTGTAACAGCTGCAGATGAAGAAGTAGCAAAGATTTTATATCGTTCTAAAAAGCCGGTTGTACTAGCGGTGAATAAGGTTGATAATCCAGAGATGCGTAATGATATTTATGATTTCTATGCATTAGGATTTGGTGAGCCATTCCCAATTTCAGGTACACACGGATTAGGTTTAGGTGATTTATTAGACGAAGCAGCAAAGCATTTCCCTAAGATTGAAGAAGAGGCATATGATGACGAAACAATTCGTTTCTCATTAATTGGGCGTCCAAATGTAGGGAAATCATCACTTGTAAATGCATTGCTTGGTCAAGAGCGTGTAATTGTAAGTAACGTAGCAGGAACGACCCGTGATGCTGTTGATACACCATATAGTAAAGATGGTCAAGATTACGTTATTATTGATACAGCGGGGATGCGTAAAAAAGGGAAAGTATACGAGAGTACTGAAAAGTATAGTGTACTTCGTGCATTGAGAGCGATTGAACGATCTGACGTTGTTTTAGTCGTTTTAGATGGTGAAGAAGGAATTATTGAACAAGATAAAAAAATTGCTGGTTATGCACATGACTCAGGAAGAGCAGTAATTATTGTTGTGAATAAATGGGATGCAGTTAAAAAAGATGAAAAGACAATGAAAGCATTTGAAGAAAATATTCGTGCGCATTTCCAATTCTTGGATTATGCACCGATTGTATTCTTATCTGCGAAAACGAAAAAACGTACACAGACATTATTACCAGTTATTAATGAAGTTAATGAAAGTCATAGTATTCGTGTACAAACAAACGTATTAAACGACGTGATTATGGATGCTGTTGCAATGAATCCAACACCAACGCATAATGGACAACGTTTGAAAATCTTCTACGCAACGCAAGTCGCGGTGAAACCACCAACATTTGTTGTATTTGTAAATGATCCAGAATTAATGCACTTTTCATATGAGCGCTTCTTAAAGAATCGTTTGCGTGAGTCGTTTGGCTTCGTAGGAACGCCAATTCGAATTATTTCTAGAGCAAGAGACTAA
- a CDS encoding YpzI family protein — protein MGKDRQEKKLKQSRRVESDRDQSLQYPGATGLDTPEQARKQNQH, from the coding sequence ATGGGAAAAGACCGCCAAGAAAAGAAACTAAAACAATCGCGCCGTGTCGAGTCTGACCGCGACCAATCGCTGCAATATCCTGGAGCAACTGGGCTTGATACACCAGAGCAAGCTCGCAAGCAAAATCAGCATTAA
- a CDS encoding heptaprenyl diphosphate synthase component 1, with product MCDIYGGYADIKEQLLSKLRHPYFINYIEEPFIDEEKVVLLYAALKNANLHKEQIDHYVLTIMLVQIALDTHEKVSNKADEETSGFHKRRQLTVLAGDYYSGLYYYLLSMNCDIVLIRALAEGIKEINEHKIMLYQRAYETADEVVKSVMTIESALLQKTCDHFHLSHWKPFIAYMLGNKRLQKEYQLHAKRKTAPVFQAVQATLSNDDDRNVEAVFTEWLKKMDEQEKSFLQSHKEIDEIVSALKDKLKT from the coding sequence GTGTGTGACATCTACGGAGGGTATGCGGATATAAAGGAGCAGTTGCTATCAAAACTGCGCCATCCTTATTTTATAAACTATATTGAAGAACCATTTATTGATGAAGAAAAGGTAGTGCTTTTATACGCTGCTTTAAAAAATGCAAATTTACATAAAGAACAGATTGATCACTATGTTTTAACGATTATGCTTGTACAAATCGCTCTTGATACACATGAAAAAGTATCAAACAAAGCAGATGAAGAAACAAGTGGATTTCATAAGCGTCGTCAGCTTACAGTACTTGCAGGTGATTACTATAGTGGACTGTATTATTATTTACTTTCAATGAATTGTGATATTGTATTAATTCGTGCACTTGCCGAAGGGATTAAAGAAATTAATGAACATAAAATTATGTTATATCAGAGGGCATATGAAACAGCTGATGAAGTAGTCAAAAGTGTTATGACAATCGAATCGGCACTTTTACAAAAAACATGTGATCATTTTCATTTATCACATTGGAAACCGTTTATAGCATATATGCTAGGGAATAAGCGTCTTCAAAAAGAGTATCAATTGCATGCTAAAAGAAAAACTGCACCTGTTTTTCAAGCGGTTCAAGCAACTCTATCAAATGATGATGACAGAAATGTGGAAGCGGTCTTTACAGAGTGGTTGAAAAAAATGGATGAACAAGAAAAATCATTTCTTCAAAGCCATAAAGAAATTGATGAGATAGTTTCCGCTTTAAAAGATAAATTGAAAACATAA
- a CDS encoding NAD(P)H-dependent glycerol-3-phosphate dehydrogenase — translation MKKITVVGAGSWGTALAMVLADNGHDVRIWGNRSELMDEINMKHENSRYLPGITLPSTIVAYSSLEEALVDVDTVLLVVPTKAYREVLKNMKDIVSQPITWIHASKGIEPGTSKRISEMIEEEIPAHLIRDVVVLSGPSHAEEVGLRQATTVTSAAKRMEAAEEVQDLFMNSYFRVYTNPDIVGVELGGALKNIIALAAGITDGLGLGDNAKAALMTRGLTEIARLGRKMGGNPLTFAGLTGMGDLIVTCTSVHSRNWRAGNMLGKGYSLEEVLDSMGMVVEGVRTTKAAYEMAEKMKVEMPITAALYDVLFNGNNVKDAVGSLMGRVRKHEVEAIPDLL, via the coding sequence ATGAAAAAAATCACAGTAGTAGGAGCAGGTAGCTGGGGCACAGCGTTAGCGATGGTATTAGCTGACAATGGTCATGATGTACGTATTTGGGGAAATCGTTCGGAGCTCATGGATGAAATCAATATGAAACATGAGAACAGCCGGTATCTCCCAGGAATTACATTGCCAAGCACAATCGTAGCCTACTCTTCTTTAGAAGAGGCATTAGTAGATGTAGATACAGTACTTTTAGTCGTGCCAACGAAAGCGTATCGAGAAGTATTGAAAAATATGAAAGATATTGTTTCACAGCCAATTACTTGGATTCATGCAAGTAAAGGGATTGAACCAGGAACTTCAAAACGTATTTCAGAAATGATTGAAGAAGAAATTCCAGCGCATCTTATTCGGGATGTTGTTGTCCTATCAGGACCAAGCCATGCGGAAGAGGTAGGGCTTCGTCAAGCGACAACTGTTACTTCAGCTGCTAAACGTATGGAAGCAGCTGAAGAAGTACAAGACTTGTTTATGAATAGTTATTTCCGAGTATATACGAATCCTGATATTGTCGGAGTAGAGCTCGGTGGGGCATTAAAAAATATTATTGCACTAGCCGCGGGTATAACGGATGGCCTTGGATTAGGTGATAATGCAAAAGCAGCTCTTATGACACGTGGTTTAACGGAAATCGCTCGTTTAGGAAGAAAGATGGGTGGTAATCCGTTAACATTTGCTGGTTTAACGGGAATGGGTGACTTGATTGTAACTTGTACAAGTGTCCATAGTCGAAATTGGCGTGCGGGAAATATGCTTGGAAAAGGGTATTCATTAGAAGAAGTATTAGATAGTATGGGTATGGTAGTTGAAGGTGTACGAACAACGAAAGCTGCATATGAGATGGCTGAGAAAATGAAAGTTGAAATGCCAATTACGGCAGCCTTATATGATGTACTATTCAATGGAAATAATGTGAAAGATGCAGTAGGGTCATTGATGGGGCGTGTTCGTAAACATGAAGTTGAAGCGATACCTGATTTATTGTAA
- the folE gene encoding GTP cyclohydrolase I FolE, with product MAKVNLEQIEQAVRLILEAIGDDPNREGVLDTPKRVAKMYAEVFSGMHEDPKEHLHKVFGEEHEELVLVKDIPFYSMCEHHLVPFYGVAHVAYIPRGGKVTGLSKLARTVDTIARRPQLQERITSTVANSIMEVLEPHGVMVVVEAEHMCMTMRGVKKPGAKTVTTAVRGVLENDAAARSEILSFIKAK from the coding sequence ATGGCAAAAGTTAACTTAGAACAAATCGAGCAAGCAGTGCGTCTTATTCTAGAGGCAATTGGAGACGATCCAAATCGTGAGGGAGTACTTGATACACCGAAACGTGTTGCGAAAATGTATGCAGAAGTATTTTCAGGTATGCATGAAGATCCAAAGGAGCATTTGCATAAAGTGTTTGGAGAAGAGCACGAGGAGCTTGTATTAGTAAAAGATATTCCATTTTATTCGATGTGTGAGCACCATCTTGTTCCGTTTTACGGAGTTGCTCATGTTGCATATATTCCACGTGGTGGAAAAGTAACAGGTTTAAGTAAATTAGCTCGTACTGTAGATACAATTGCACGTCGTCCACAACTTCAAGAACGTATTACGTCAACAGTGGCTAATTCTATTATGGAAGTGCTAGAACCACATGGTGTTATGGTAGTTGTTGAAGCGGAGCATATGTGTATGACAATGCGCGGTGTGAAAAAGCCTGGTGCAAAAACGGTAACTACAGCAGTGCGCGGTGTGTTAGAAAATGATGCAGCGGCACGTAGCGAAATTTTGTCTTTTATTAAGGCAAAGTAA
- a CDS encoding HU family DNA-binding protein, with amino-acid sequence MNKTDLINAVAEASSLSKKDATKAVDAVFDSILEALKQGDKVQLIGFGNFEVRERAARKGRNPQTGEEIEIAASKVPAFKPGKALKDAVK; translated from the coding sequence ATGAACAAGACAGATTTAATCAATGCTGTTGCAGAAGCAAGTTCCCTTTCTAAAAAGGACGCAACAAAAGCAGTTGACGCTGTTTTTGATTCTATCTTAGAAGCTTTAAAACAAGGTGATAAAGTACAATTGATCGGATTCGGTAACTTCGAAGTTCGTGAGCGTGCGGCTCGTAAAGGACGCAACCCACAAACTGGTGAGGAAATTGAAATCGCTGCAAGTAAAGTACCTGCATTCAAACCTGGTAAAGCGTTAAAAGATGCGGTTAAATAA
- a CDS encoding stage VI sporulation protein F: MDNNIFNNIEKEAKVNKDDIFKLASSVQNANLRDEKILRQLIHQVAVMAGREVPKEQEDQIVKAIINNNMPTDFSSLSKMFKK, from the coding sequence ATGGATAATAACATTTTCAATAATATTGAAAAAGAAGCGAAAGTAAATAAAGACGATATTTTTAAATTAGCATCATCTGTACAAAATGCAAATTTACGCGATGAGAAAATACTACGCCAATTAATCCATCAGGTCGCAGTAATGGCAGGGCGAGAGGTACCAAAAGAGCAAGAAGATCAAATTGTAAAAGCGATTATTAATAATAATATGCCAACAGACTTTAGCTCGTTAAGTAAAATGTTTAAAAAATAA
- a CDS encoding demethylmenaquinone methyltransferase, which produces MQQSKEERVHDVFEKISDKYDVMNSVISFQRHKAWRKETMRIMDVQPGSKALDVCCGTADWTIALANAVGPNGEVHGLDFSENMLSVGKEKVKALGLTQVELLHGNAMELPFEDNTFDYVTIGFGLRNVPDYMHVLKEMTRVVKPGGKVICLETSQPTMIGFRQMYILYFKYIMPLFGKMFAKSYKEYSWLQESASTFPGMKELVKMFESAGLEHVQVKPFTFGVAAMHLGLKPKLK; this is translated from the coding sequence ATGCAACAATCAAAAGAAGAAAGAGTACATGACGTATTTGAAAAAATCTCTGATAAATACGATGTAATGAATTCAGTTATAAGTTTTCAAAGGCATAAAGCATGGCGAAAAGAAACGATGCGAATTATGGATGTACAACCTGGAAGTAAGGCGTTAGATGTGTGTTGTGGGACTGCTGATTGGACAATTGCACTTGCTAATGCTGTTGGTCCAAACGGAGAGGTACATGGTTTAGACTTCAGTGAAAATATGCTATCTGTCGGTAAAGAAAAGGTAAAGGCATTAGGATTGACGCAAGTGGAGCTTCTGCATGGAAATGCAATGGAACTTCCATTTGAAGATAATACATTTGACTATGTAACAATTGGGTTTGGATTACGTAATGTTCCTGATTATATGCATGTATTAAAAGAAATGACGCGAGTAGTAAAGCCAGGCGGGAAAGTGATTTGTTTAGAAACATCTCAACCAACGATGATTGGTTTTCGCCAGATGTATATTTTGTATTTCAAATACATTATGCCTTTGTTTGGCAAAATGTTTGCAAAAAGCTATAAGGAATATTCATGGCTTCAGGAGTCTGCTAGCACATTCCCAGGGATGAAAGAATTAGTGAAGATGTTTGAATCGGCAGGACTTGAGCATGTGCAAGTGAAACCATTTACTTTTGGTGTAGCAGCTATGCACTTAGGATTAAAACCGAAATTAAAATAG
- a CDS encoding YIEGIA family protein — MTEYTPAILCGVIAGTVTRILMLRTDTRQYPTRLHGKIIHIAMGLIAAALGAIAIPSILKKDFSAITFLTLAASQFRDVRNMERNTLQQLDGYELVPRGNTYIEGIALVFESRNYLAMLTAFVTTFTYIGFHSWIAGVVAGTAGFFIAKILMSGKRLCDLVDIEHVPLRFEGAGLYIDNIYIMNIGLPARQEEIMKYGMGFILKPKSIDARITISNLGQRQAILHDVSVALGIFRDSGTPALVPLAKRDLEDGRVGVFVLPQDQDVKKAIAVIGNVPTLESAVHMSSEAPKGRGDIR, encoded by the coding sequence ATGACTGAATATACACCAGCCATTTTATGTGGCGTCATTGCTGGAACAGTAACGCGAATTTTGATGCTTCGTACAGATACGAGGCAGTATCCGACACGTTTACATGGAAAAATCATTCACATTGCTATGGGATTAATTGCAGCAGCTTTAGGAGCAATTGCTATTCCATCCATTTTGAAGAAGGATTTTTCAGCGATTACTTTCTTAACATTAGCTGCGTCTCAATTTCGAGATGTTCGAAATATGGAAAGGAATACACTGCAGCAATTAGATGGGTATGAGCTTGTACCGCGTGGAAACACATATATTGAGGGAATAGCTCTTGTATTTGAAAGTCGCAACTATTTAGCGATGTTAACAGCATTTGTGACAACATTTACATATATAGGGTTTCATTCGTGGATAGCTGGTGTAGTTGCTGGCACAGCGGGATTCTTTATTGCCAAAATATTGATGTCTGGTAAAAGGTTATGTGATCTTGTAGACATTGAGCATGTCCCTCTCCGCTTTGAGGGAGCAGGACTATATATTGATAATATTTATATTATGAATATTGGATTGCCCGCAAGGCAAGAAGAAATTATGAAGTATGGAATGGGTTTTATTCTAAAGCCTAAGTCTATTGACGCAAGAATAACAATTTCCAATCTTGGACAACGACAAGCAATCTTACATGATGTATCGGTTGCATTAGGCATATTTAGAGATTCTGGAACCCCGGCGTTAGTCCCCTTAGCTAAGCGCGATTTAGAAGATGGAAGAGTAGGGGTATTTGTACTCCCGCAAGATCAAGATGTAAAAAAAGCGATTGCAGTAATAGGGAATGTACCAACATTAGAAAGTGCGGTTCATATGTCATCAGAGGCCCCAAAAGGAAGGGGAGATATACGATGA
- a CDS encoding capping complex subunit for YIEGIA, with protein MMLESYILAVITTTPEKFAGGAPLFTCDSKEEMEFVANNLEAILDGIAHRLQENVYIIVKH; from the coding sequence ATGATGTTAGAAAGCTATATTCTTGCTGTAATTACAACGACGCCAGAAAAGTTTGCTGGGGGGGCACCTTTATTTACTTGTGACTCAAAAGAAGAAATGGAATTTGTAGCAAATAATTTAGAAGCGATTTTAGACGGTATCGCACACCGCTTACAAGAGAATGTATATATTATTGTGAAACATTAG